A single region of the Brassica rapa cultivar Chiifu-401-42 chromosome A03, CAAS_Brap_v3.01, whole genome shotgun sequence genome encodes:
- the LOC103856684 gene encoding tyrosine-protein kinase HTK16 → MAAALECWSSRAGAGDALDDDLVDQVLMRTHDRSESLITSPPATAMNVEGSAPVLDQSSSAMQKRFQRLSRNVSGAIASLKNSLSLDSARDSSNQSGGGGGGGPSPRADVGGGRKLLWATVVRNLAKMYPGSQLPEKLVSNLKKHYDSLPFSYSQAGFDMKEVFLHVKLIEQASGDDNPVFMIQEVSSEGARGSALKLTFACNSFLSWSTMSGALDGASISCKKIQIFEKKGLTLGVVLLMDQSGQESLFKARVENALKSATRKPRPTSSSVKLPFGLCGCQEQNGGVGEVGGVEEESIQHGNRLGVENLNSVIQLQVPLPSSSFAVSVDEWQTIQSGGSEIGKWLLSSDSFEFGDQIGPSSFKGIFRGKRVAIEKLKGCDKGNSYEFEIRKDFLELMTCGHKSILQFYGVCIDENHGLCVVTKLMEGGSLHELMLKNKKLQSKQILRIAVDIAEGLKFVNDHGVAYRDLNAQRILLDKHGNACLGDIGIVTACKSFGEAVEYETDGYRWLAPEIIAGDPENTTETWMSNAYSFGMVLWEMVTGEAAYASCSPVQAAVGIAACGLRPEIPKECPQALRTLMISCWNNSPSKRPNFSDIHSMLLRAISR, encoded by the exons ATGGCTGCAGCTCTGGAGTGCTGGTCGAGCCGCGCCGGAGCCGGAGACGCTCTCGACGACGATCTAGTGGATCAGGTCCTCATGCGCACTCACGACAGGTCCGAGTCGCTCATCACCTCTCCTCCCGCGACGGCTATGAACGTGGAAGGATCCGCGCCGGTTCTCGATCAGAGCTCGTCCGCTATGCAGAAGCGGTTTCAGCGTCTCAGCCGCAACGTCTCCGGCGCGATTGCGTCGCTTAAGAACTCGCTAAGTCTCGATTCCGCGCGTGACAGCAGCAACCAGAGcggcggtggaggaggaggaggtccGTCGCCTAGAGCTGATGTAGGCGGCGGGAGGAAGCTACTGTGGGCTACTGTAGTGAGGAACCTCGCGAAGATGTATCCTGGGAGTCAGTTACCGGAGAAGCTCGTTTCGAATCTGAAGAAGCATTACGATTCCTTGCCGTTTAG TTACAGTCAGGCTGGTTTCGATATGAAGGAAGTCTTTCTACACGTGAAGCTGATAGAGCAAGCTTCTGGAGATGATAATCCCGTCTTTATGATTCAAGAAGTGTCTAGTGAAGGAGCTCGAGGCTCAGCTCTCAAGCTCACGTTCGCGTGTAACTCCTTTCTTTCATGGTCAACCATGTCGGGGGCTCTTGATGGTGCTTCGATTAGTTGCAAGAAGATACAGATCTTTGAGAAGAAAGGGTTGACTCTCGGTGTTGTTCTTCTTATGGACCAGTCTGGACAAGAGAGTTTGTTTAAAGCTCGTGTAGAGAACGCTCTCAAGTCTGCAACTAGAAAGCCAAGACCGACTTCGTCTTCCGTTAAGCTCCCTTTTGGGCTTTGTGGCTGTCAAGAACAGAACGGCGGTGTAGGGGAAGTTGGGGGCGTTGAAGAAGAGTCCATTCAACATGGTAATAGACTAGGGGTTGAGAATTTGAACAGTGTGATCCAGCTTCAAGTTCCACTTCCGAGCTCTTCGTTTGCTGTATCAGTCGATGAGTGGCAGACCATACAATCAGGTGGCAGTGAGATTGGAAAATGGCTATTGAGTTCCGATAGCTTTGAGTTTGGTGATCAGATTGGACCAAGTTCTTTCAAAGGAATCTTCCGAGGGAAAAGGGTGGCAATCGAGAAACTAAAAGGTTGCGATAAGGGTAACTCATACGAGTTTGAGATCCGGAAAGATTTCTTGGAGCTGATGACGTGTGGACACAAGAGCATTCTGCAGTTTTACGGCGTCTGCATCGACGAGAATCATGGATTATGCGTTGTGACAAAGCTGATGGAAGGCGGGTCACTCCATGAACTGATGTTGAAGAACAAGAAGCTTCAAAGTAAGCAGATTCTGCGGATCGCTGTTGACATAGCAGAAGGGCTGAAGTTCGTGAATGATCATGGTGTGGCGTATAGGGACCTTAACGCACAGAGAATACTACTAGATAAACATGGCAACGCATGTTTGGGGGATATTGGGATAGTTACAGCTTGTAAGAGCTTTGGCGAGGCCGTGGAGTACGAAACTGATGGCTATCGATGGCTTGCACCTGAG ATTATAGCTGGTGACCCGGAGAACACAACAGAGACTTGGATGAGCAATGCTTATAGTTTTGGGATGGTACTGTGGGAGATGGTGACAGGAGAGGCTGCTTATGCGTCTTGCTCGCCTGTGCAGGCGGCTGTTGGGATAGCGGCTTGTGGCCTAAGACCGGAGATCCCAAAGGAGTGCCCTCAAGCTCTCAGAACTCTGATGATCAGTTGCTGGAACAACTCTCCCTCCAAACGCCCCAACTTCTCTGATATCCATAGCATGTTGCTCCGCGCCATATCACGctaa